From the genome of Cedecea lapagei, one region includes:
- a CDS encoding heme ABC transporter ATP-binding protein, producing MDEILQTHHVSLKMGHRYLIDDVNVSLRPGEVVALIGPNGAGKSTLLRLLTGFQQPDSGRVALAGHDLSQWSNDALSRKRAVMRQQSSMAFSWTVEDVIAMGRAPWPQESTAEVVAEVMALTGCDDLSGRDFCRLSGGEQQRVQLARALAQLWCDGQPHGWLFLDEPTSALDLYHQQHVLRLLRRLARTGTLSVCVVLHDLNLAALWADRIVLLHKGRMVADGTPDEVLDEQILQRWYQADLRVFRHPEHPVPQVGLRQ from the coding sequence ATGGACGAGATCCTGCAAACGCATCATGTTTCACTGAAAATGGGGCACCGTTATCTGATTGACGACGTGAACGTCAGCCTCAGGCCGGGCGAAGTGGTGGCGCTGATTGGCCCTAACGGCGCGGGAAAATCCACGCTGTTGCGGCTGTTGACGGGCTTTCAGCAGCCTGACAGCGGTCGCGTTGCTCTGGCAGGGCATGATTTAAGCCAGTGGTCCAACGACGCCCTTTCGCGTAAACGAGCGGTGATGCGCCAGCAAAGCAGTATGGCGTTTAGCTGGACGGTAGAAGACGTGATTGCCATGGGCCGGGCGCCCTGGCCGCAGGAGTCAACGGCAGAAGTCGTGGCGGAAGTTATGGCGTTAACCGGCTGTGACGACCTGAGCGGCAGAGATTTTTGTCGCCTGTCCGGCGGCGAACAGCAGCGGGTGCAGCTTGCCCGGGCGCTGGCGCAGCTTTGGTGCGACGGGCAGCCTCACGGCTGGCTGTTTCTGGACGAGCCAACGTCCGCGCTGGATCTCTACCACCAGCAGCACGTGCTGCGCCTGCTGCGTCGTCTCGCCAGAACGGGCACGCTGTCGGTCTGCGTAGTGCTGCATGATTTAAATCTGGCAGCGCTGTGGGCCGACCGCATTGTTCTGTTGCATAAAGGCAGAATGGTGGCGGACGGCACTCCAGACGAGGTGCTGGACGAGCAAATTTTACAGCGCTGGTATCAGGCGGATTTGCGGGTATTCCGGCATCCGGAACACCCGGTTCCTCAGGTAGGGCTGCGCCAGTAA
- the selO gene encoding protein adenylyltransferase SelO yields the protein MTNTLAFVNTWHDELPGFYSALNPTPLKNARLLYHSQPLADELGLDGSLFDAQHQGVWSGETLLPGMQPLAQVYSGHQFGVWAGQLGDGRGILLGEQQLADGRKVDWHLKGAGLTPYSRMGDGRAVLRSTLREFLASEAMHALGIPTTRALTIVTSDTPVQRETVEQGAMLLRVSESHLRFGHFEHFYYRREPEKVQQLADYAIRHHWPHLQGLDERYALWFRDVVERTAKLIALWQTVGFAHGVMNTDNMSILGLTMDYGPYGFLDDYQPEFICNHSDYQGRYAFDNQPAVGLWNLQRLAQTLSPFISADKLNAILDGYQPAIMRAFGQRMRAKLGLFTEQQDDNQILSELLALMSKEGSDYTRTFRMLSVTEQLSAASPLRDEFIDRASFDAWFGRYRERLQAEQVSDAERQQKMQAVNPALVLRNWLAQRAIEAAEQGDTRELAKLHQALLQPFIDRQDDLTQRPPDWGKRLEVSCSS from the coding sequence ATGACCAATACTTTAGCTTTTGTGAATACCTGGCACGATGAGCTGCCGGGTTTCTACAGCGCATTAAATCCAACGCCGCTAAAAAATGCACGGCTGCTTTATCACAGCCAGCCGCTGGCCGATGAACTGGGTCTTGATGGCTCCCTTTTTGATGCTCAGCACCAGGGCGTGTGGAGTGGCGAAACGCTGCTGCCCGGGATGCAGCCGCTGGCTCAGGTTTACAGTGGCCATCAGTTCGGCGTCTGGGCCGGGCAACTGGGAGACGGGCGCGGTATTCTGCTGGGTGAGCAGCAGCTGGCCGACGGGCGCAAAGTTGACTGGCACCTGAAAGGCGCGGGCTTAACGCCCTACTCGCGTATGGGTGACGGGAGAGCCGTGTTGCGCTCCACCTTACGAGAGTTTCTTGCCAGCGAAGCCATGCATGCGCTTGGGATCCCGACGACCAGGGCATTAACGATTGTCACCAGCGACACGCCCGTTCAGCGTGAAACGGTTGAGCAGGGGGCCATGCTGCTGCGGGTGTCTGAGAGCCACCTGCGTTTCGGTCATTTTGAGCATTTCTACTATCGCCGTGAGCCCGAGAAAGTTCAGCAGCTTGCAGATTACGCTATTCGCCACCACTGGCCGCATCTTCAGGGGCTGGACGAAAGGTATGCGCTCTGGTTCCGCGATGTGGTGGAGCGTACCGCTAAGCTGATTGCCCTCTGGCAAACGGTGGGGTTCGCGCACGGCGTGATGAACACGGATAACATGTCGATTCTGGGGCTGACTATGGACTACGGCCCGTATGGTTTCCTTGATGACTACCAGCCTGAGTTTATCTGTAACCATTCGGATTATCAGGGGCGCTATGCTTTCGACAACCAACCAGCGGTTGGGCTATGGAACCTGCAGCGGCTGGCGCAGACGCTGTCTCCGTTTATCTCAGCCGATAAGCTCAACGCTATTCTGGATGGCTATCAGCCAGCCATTATGCGCGCCTTTGGCCAGCGGATGCGGGCAAAGCTTGGTCTCTTTACCGAGCAGCAGGACGACAATCAAATCCTCAGCGAGCTGTTGGCTCTGATGAGCAAAGAGGGGAGCGATTATACCCGTACCTTCCGCATGCTTAGCGTGACGGAGCAGCTCAGTGCCGCATCGCCGCTGCGCGATGAGTTTATCGACCGGGCAAGTTTTGACGCGTGGTTTGGGCGTTATCGTGAGAGGCTTCAGGCCGAGCAGGTGAGTGACGCGGAACGGCAGCAGAAAATGCAGGCGGTCAACCCGGCGCTGGTCTTGCGAAACTGGCTGGCACAGCGTGCGATTGAGGCGGCAGAGCAGGGCGATACTCGCGAACTGGCTAAGCTGCACCAGGCGCTGCTCCAGCCGTTTATCGACCGCCAGGACGACCTGACGCAGCGTCCGCCTGACTGGGGAAAACGGCTGGAAGTCAGCTGCTCAAGCTGA
- a CDS encoding EAL domain-containing protein produces the protein MIVSLDSVYCSHLYYRPAVRPDDSIMGVEIVANFVGASAPVRIPTELLVPHLVAEQHLELFREKLTLIEEQQNFFITRQLIVWVQINEIIIDEIINNQALYIRLKALPFIELTISENFPDLNSGKMNLRLAWMVERFSLGLADFGAGHATTKSIFDGLFRHVIMDRFFIQKQLSGRTFSPFMLAILGQVSPFCEALLIAGIDTASAQSKVQLLGFAAMQGKQWPLVQPQDLASLLPPHEGLVH, from the coding sequence ATGATTGTTTCACTTGATAGTGTTTATTGTTCTCATCTTTATTATCGTCCCGCCGTCAGGCCGGACGATAGCATCATGGGTGTCGAAATCGTTGCAAACTTCGTGGGGGCCAGTGCGCCAGTGCGTATTCCCACTGAATTGTTAGTTCCTCACCTTGTCGCGGAACAGCACCTGGAGCTGTTCAGAGAAAAATTAACCTTAATTGAAGAACAGCAGAATTTCTTTATCACCCGCCAGCTTATTGTTTGGGTTCAAATTAATGAAATTATTATTGATGAGATAATTAACAACCAGGCTCTATATATCCGATTAAAAGCCCTGCCGTTTATTGAATTAACGATTAGCGAGAATTTTCCTGATTTAAATAGCGGCAAAATGAATTTAAGGCTGGCCTGGATGGTGGAACGTTTTTCGCTGGGGCTGGCGGACTTTGGTGCCGGACATGCCACTACAAAGTCTATTTTTGATGGCCTGTTCCGGCACGTGATCATGGACCGTTTTTTTATTCAGAAACAGCTTTCGGGGCGCACCTTCTCGCCGTTTATGCTTGCCATTCTTGGGCAGGTTTCTCCGTTTTGTGAGGCTTTACTGATTGCCGGCATCGATACCGCCAGCGCGCAGAGCAAAGTGCAGCTGCTGGGCTTTGCCGCGATGCAGGGCAAGCAATGGCCGCTCGTTCAGCCGCAGGATTTGGCCTCACTTCTCCCGCCGCATGAAGGCCTCGTTCACTAA
- a CDS encoding LacI family DNA-binding transcriptional regulator, protein MVTLEDVAAHAGVSRATVSRVVNGDTKVKSQTRIKVEAAIAELGYSPNPAARALASSQSHSIGLVTTSYTGGFFGALMDTVQTEAESNGKQLLVTQGRGTEENERNAIQRLYNLRCDGLILHVRAIADEALIQLADRGNQFIVLDREVPALSSRCVVFDHRLASHMATCYLLEAGHTAIACIHGPTQRSSSLLRRQGFLEAMAAWGITPTAVVEGEYDMPSGYRQTSALLDQHNITALYCCNEEMAVGAMLAITERGLRIPLDISLICYDSGDRAAFVRPALTSVYFPIADMARYATRKLLNEHCENESFLPCVISRDSVRNLR, encoded by the coding sequence ATGGTCACCCTCGAAGATGTTGCTGCTCACGCGGGCGTCTCCCGCGCCACCGTTTCGCGCGTGGTCAACGGCGACACTAAGGTTAAATCGCAAACCCGTATTAAGGTTGAAGCCGCGATTGCCGAGCTGGGTTATTCCCCCAATCCTGCTGCCAGAGCGCTGGCGTCCAGCCAGAGCCACTCGATAGGTCTGGTCACCACCTCCTATACCGGCGGGTTCTTCGGGGCGCTGATGGATACCGTGCAAACTGAAGCCGAGTCTAACGGAAAGCAGCTGCTGGTGACGCAGGGGCGCGGCACAGAAGAAAATGAGCGCAATGCCATCCAGCGGCTCTATAATTTGCGCTGCGATGGGCTGATCCTGCATGTTCGCGCGATAGCCGATGAGGCGCTAATCCAGCTGGCAGACCGGGGTAACCAATTTATCGTTCTCGACAGAGAGGTGCCGGCATTAAGCTCGCGCTGCGTGGTCTTCGATCACCGCCTCGCCAGCCATATGGCAACCTGTTATCTGCTCGAGGCGGGCCATACCGCTATCGCCTGCATCCACGGTCCAACCCAGCGTTCCTCCAGCCTTCTGCGGCGGCAGGGGTTTCTTGAGGCCATGGCTGCGTGGGGAATTACGCCGACCGCGGTGGTAGAAGGGGAGTACGATATGCCAAGCGGCTACCGGCAAACTTCTGCGCTGCTCGACCAGCATAACATCACCGCGCTTTACTGCTGTAATGAAGAGATGGCCGTCGGCGCGATGCTGGCCATTACGGAGCGAGGTCTGCGCATTCCGCTGGATATATCCCTTATTTGTTATGACAGTGGCGACCGTGCGGCGTTTGTCCGCCCCGCGTTGACCAGCGTTTATTTCCCGATAGCCGATATGGCCCGGTACGCCACGCGCAAATTACTTAATGAACATTGTGAGAATGAATCTTTTTTACCTTGCGTAATTTCCCGCGATTCCGTGCGCAATTTGCGTTAA